The genomic segment TGTCGAAGCATGAGCTTGTCGAAGCGTGGATTTTTTGGGGTGTTTGTTTGTTGATGTTTGAGTGGTGGTGATGGGGCATTTGCCGCTGTTGTTGTTTGGGTTGCTGGCGGCGATCATCGTGCTTTCGGTGATTGCGAAGCGATTCAATACGCCGTATCCGGTGGTGTTTGTGATCGGCGGCGTGTTGTTGGCGTTCTTTCCGGATTTGCCGAGGATCGAATTGGCGCCGAATCTGGTGTTTTTGATCGTGCTTCCGCCGCTGCTCTTTAGCGCGGCGTGGTCGACGGATTGGTTCGAGTTTAAGCGCAACGCGCGGCCGATCGGGTTTCTGGCGATCGGATTGGTCGTGGCATCGACGCTCGTCATCGGCGCAATCGCGCACGCCCTGATTGCGGATATGACGTGGCCGGCGGCGTTCGCGCTCGGTGCGATCGTCGCGCCGCCCGATGCCGTCGCCTCGGAAGCGGTCTTCGCGCGGTTGGCGGTTCCCCGCCGCATCGTCGCGATCCTGAGCGGCGAGGGGCTCGTCAACGATGCGAGCGCGCTCGTCGTGCTGCGGTTTGCGGTTGCCGCCGCCGTGACGGGCGCATTTTCGATCGGTCACGCGCTCGGCGCGTTCGTGCTCGTTTCGCTCGGCGGAATCGCGATCGGATTTCTGGTCGCGTTCGTCATCGAAGGCGTTCAGCGATTCTTAGTCGGACGCGAGGTCGCCGATTCGCTGCTGATCAACGTGGTCATCCTGCTCGCGCCGTACGCCGCCTACCTTCCGGCGGAGGCGCTTCACGTCTCGGGCGTGCTCGCAACGGTGACCGCCGGCATCTACTTGAGCCGCCGCTCCGCGCGCATTGCCGATTCCGAGACTCGCGTCGTCGGTTCGTCGGTTTGGGGCATGCTGGTGCTGCTGCTCAACGGCACGGTCTTTATCGCGATCGGCTTGCAGCTGCGCGGAGTAGTCGCGGCGTTGCCGGGAAACCCGATGCAGATCGCGCTCGACGCGCTCGCCATCTGTGCGTGCGTCATCCTCATTCGCATCGCGTGGGTCATTCCGGCGACGTATCTGCCGCGCGCGTTCAGCAAGCGATTGCGCGAGCGGGATCCGATTCCGTCGTGGCGATCGGTTGCGGTCATCGCGTGGAGCGGAATGCGCGGCATCGTCTCGCTCGCCGCCGCGCTCGCGTTGCCGTTTACCGTTGCGGGCGGAGCGCCGTTCCCGGCTCGCTCGGAGATCATCTTCGTGACCGTCTGCGTCATTTTCGCAACGCTCGTGCTGCAAGGATTCTCGCTGGGGCCGCTCATCGAGTGGCTCGGCATCTCGGAAACGAGCGCGCGCGAACGCGACGAGACGCAGGTGCGCGTACGCGCGCTCGAGGCCGGTCTCGCGCGGCTGCACGCGCTCGAACCGCGATTCACGTCCACGAAAGAGTGGGAGGCCGCGGGGCGATTACTCGCAGAGTACGAGCATCGCATCGATCATCTGCGCGGTCATTTGGACGGCGACGGCTCCGACGTGGCGCAAGCCAACGCCGTCGATCACCGGCTGCAACGCGAGGCGCTCGACGCCGAGCGGGCGGCGATCATGTCGCTGCGGGGAGCCGGCGAGATTCCCGACGAGATCTTTCGTAACATCGAATACGATCTCGACCTCGCCGACATGCGGCTGAAGTGACCGGCGGCCGTTAGCCGGGAATCTGGGGAGCGGGGCTCGGGCTCTCCGACGGCGCGGGCGTTTGCACCGGGACCTCCTCGGGCGTGGCGCTCGGAGCGGGGGTAGCGGGCGGCGGCGCGGTTGGTTTGGTGTTGCCGACCGGAACGATTCGAATGTAGCCCGCGGAATTGTCCTTCCCTTTGAATACGTGAACGTCGGCGCTGTTGCGCGAGTAGCCGGGAGCGCTCGCCGTCACGTTTTGAATGCCGATCGGAATCGTGGCGAGCGTGAAGCCGCCTTGCGCGTCCGCATACGCCGTGTAGATCGCGCCGACCGAGATCAAGGCGTTGGGAACCGGGCGGTTGTTCGTCGCGTCGAGCACGCGTCCGGAGACCGAGCCGTAGTCCTGAACGCCGATGGCGTTCGGATTGGTGCAGCCGCCGCCGTTGGCGTTGCCGAGAAGGAGGACGAATCCCAATGCTAGCCACTTCATACGTTGATAGATTAGAGCTAGCGAGGAAGCGCGCCTGTGACCGGTCCGCAGGAGAAGGAGCCGCCTTTCGCTTGGCTTGGCGAGGGTAACGCGACATGCTTGTGAAAACTTTCAGAAGCGATGAATCCCTATGCTCCCGTAGCCATTTTTGTGGCCGTGGCCGTGGCCGCCGCACTGCTTTTTAGCGTGCTGCCCGGGTTATTGGCCCAGCGCAAACCAAATGCCGAGAAATCGAAGGCGTACGAATGCGGCGTCGAGCCGACCGGCGCGCTCTCCGGCCGTTTTCCGGTCAAGTTCTACTTGATCGCCATGCTCTTCGTGATCTTC from the Candidatus Baltobacteraceae bacterium genome contains:
- a CDS encoding NADH-quinone oxidoreductase subunit A; protein product: MNPYAPVAIFVAVAVAAALLFSVLPGLLAQRKPNAEKSKAYECGVEPTGALSGRFPVKFYLIAMLFVIFDVEAASFYPWAVQMHQLRTFGLVEMIVFVIVLAVGYAYVWKKGGFQWR
- a CDS encoding carboxypeptidase-like regulatory domain-containing protein, with amino-acid sequence MKWLALGFVLLLGNANGGGCTNPNAIGVQDYGSVSGRVLDATNNRPVPNALISVGAIYTAYADAQGGFTLATIPIGIQNVTASAPGYSRNSADVHVFKGKDNSAGYIRIVPVGNTKPTAPPPATPAPSATPEEVPVQTPAPSESPSPAPQIPG
- a CDS encoding Na+/H+ antiporter; amino-acid sequence: MGHLPLLLFGLLAAIIVLSVIAKRFNTPYPVVFVIGGVLLAFFPDLPRIELAPNLVFLIVLPPLLFSAAWSTDWFEFKRNARPIGFLAIGLVVASTLVIGAIAHALIADMTWPAAFALGAIVAPPDAVASEAVFARLAVPRRIVAILSGEGLVNDASALVVLRFAVAAAVTGAFSIGHALGAFVLVSLGGIAIGFLVAFVIEGVQRFLVGREVADSLLINVVILLAPYAAYLPAEALHVSGVLATVTAGIYLSRRSARIADSETRVVGSSVWGMLVLLLNGTVFIAIGLQLRGVVAALPGNPMQIALDALAICACVILIRIAWVIPATYLPRAFSKRLRERDPIPSWRSVAVIAWSGMRGIVSLAAALALPFTVAGGAPFPARSEIIFVTVCVIFATLVLQGFSLGPLIEWLGISETSARERDETQVRVRALEAGLARLHALEPRFTSTKEWEAAGRLLAEYEHRIDHLRGHLDGDGSDVAQANAVDHRLQREALDAERAAIMSLRGAGEIPDEIFRNIEYDLDLADMRLK